From one Streptomyces sp. CA-210063 genomic stretch:
- a CDS encoding YbhB/YbcL family Raf kinase inhibitor-like protein has translation MAGIELRSSAFNDHSFVPRRYAREGENTSPPLTWSGVPDEAAELVLLCEDPDAPSGTFVHWIVVGIDPRSGGVEAGQCPPGGTELTNGFGEPGWGGPHPPAGDEAHRYFFRLYALSEPCALPDAPGADQVHQAVEKHQIGSGNIVGLYHR, from the coding sequence ATGGCAGGCATCGAGCTGAGAAGCAGCGCGTTCAATGACCACTCCTTCGTCCCGCGCCGGTACGCGCGAGAGGGCGAGAACACCTCCCCTCCACTGACCTGGTCCGGTGTACCGGATGAGGCAGCCGAGCTGGTGCTGCTGTGCGAGGACCCCGACGCACCGTCGGGCACCTTCGTGCACTGGATCGTGGTCGGCATCGACCCACGCAGTGGCGGCGTGGAGGCGGGACAGTGTCCGCCGGGAGGCACGGAACTGACCAACGGCTTCGGCGAGCCCGGCTGGGGCGGACCGCACCCACCGGCCGGGGATGAGGCGCACCGCTACTTCTTCCGCCTCTACGCCCTGTCCGAACCCTGCGCTCTGCCCGACGCCCCCGGCGCGGACCAGGTGCACCAGGCCGTCGAGAAACACCAAATCGGCAGCGGGAACAT